In Prunus dulcis chromosome 2, ALMONDv2, whole genome shotgun sequence, a single genomic region encodes these proteins:
- the LOC117618859 gene encoding rop guanine nucleotide exchange factor 3: MVEYVQGFEELEFRTQVLKAPMDNLSNSDENYDLGYLPSPSSVDQNDHSLAETSTSGDSFMYRRTNSETSALSESVDDSSYSGEASPWFCPNVKTRFHNQVALTRLGMKQHNKNATDDKLEDHEAVDAELEMMKERFAKLLLGEDMSGSGKGVCTAVTISNSITNLYATVFGQNLRLEPLNPEKKAMWKREMNCLLSVCDYIVELIPISQNLQDGTEMELMTSRPRSDLYINLPALQKLDAMLIEGLDSFQDTEFWYAEKGSMSSNSNHSGSGSFRRVIVQRNEEKWWLPIPCVPPGGLSEKSRKHLKHKRDSSNQIHKAAMAINSSILAEMEIPDSYMSTLPKSGKSCLGDSIYRYMCTADKFSPEHLLDCLNLATEHEALELADRVEASMYTWRRKACMSNSKSSWVMVKDLMSETDRSDKNHILAERAECLLFCLKQRYPELSQTSLDTCKIQYNRDVGQAVLESYSRVLESLAFNIVAWIEDVICVERSVRNQGK; the protein is encoded by the exons ATGGTTGAGTATGTGCAGGGTTTTGAGGAATTAGAATTTAGAACACAAGTTTTGAAGGCTCCAATGGACAATTTATCAAATTCTGATGAAAACTATGATCTGGGATATCTTCCTTCACCTTCTTCTGTGGATCAGAATGATCACTCACTGGCAGAAACTTCAACAAGTGGTGATTCTTTTATGTACCGCCGGACGAATTCAGAGACCTCAGCTTTGTCTGAGTCTGTAGATGATAGCAGTTACTCTGGTGAAGCATCCCCTTGGTTCTGCCCAAATGTGAAAACCAGATTTCATAACCAGGTTGCTCTTACCAGACTAGGAATGAAGCAGCACAATAAGAATGCCACAGATGATAAGCTTGAAGATCATGAAGCAGTAGATGCAG AGCTTGAGATGATGAAAGAACGATTTGCAAAACTCTTGTTGGGTGAGGACATGTCAGGAAGTGGGAAAGGGGTGTGCACCGCGGTTACAATCTCAAATTCGATAACCAACCTCTAtg CCACTGTGTTTGGGCAAAATTTGAGGTTAGAGCCCTTGAACCCTGAGAAGAAAGCAATGTGGAAGAGGGAAATGAATTGCCTGTTATCAGTTTGTGATTACATAGTAGAACTCATCCCCATATCCCAAAATTTGCAAGATGGGACAGAAATGGAG TTGATGACAAGCAGACCGAGATCTGATCTCTATATCAACCTTCCAGCTTTGCAAAAGCTAGATGCAATGCTTATT GAAGGACTTGATAGTTTCCAAGATACAGAATTCTGGTATGCAGAAAAAGGGAGCATGTCATCAAACTCAAACCATTCAGGTTCAGGATCGTTCCGAAGGGTTATTGTTCAGCGGAACGAGGAGAAATGGTGGTTGCCGATTCCATGTGTTCCTCCAGGTGGCCTCTCTGAGAAGTCAAGGAAGCATTTGAAACACAAACGTGACTCTTCTAATCAAATCCACAAAGCAGCCATGGCAATCAATAGCAGCATTCTTGCTGAGATGGAAATTCCAGACTCATACATGTCAACTCTTCCCAAG AGTGGGAAATCGTGTCTTGGGGATTCCATTTACCGCTACATGTGCACCGCAGACAAGTTCTCCCCAGAACATCTTCTCGACTGCCTCAATCTAGCAACTGAACATGAAGCACTTGAGCTTGCAGACAGGGTTGAAGCTTCAATGTACACATGGAGACGTAAAGCATGCATGAGCAATTCAAAATCTTCATGGGTCATGGTGAAGGATCTAATGTCGGAAACAGACAGGAGTGACAAAAACCATATTTTGGCAGAGAGAGCCGAGTGTTTGTTGTTCTGCTTGAAGCAGAGATATCCTGAGCTCTCTCAGACATCCTTGGATACATGCAAGATCCAATACAATAGG GATGTGGGGCAAGCAGTGCTGGAGAGTTACTCACGGGTGTTGGAAAGTTTGGCATTCAACATTGTTGCTTGGATTGAAGATGTAATTTGTGTTGAAAGATCTGTGAGAAACCAAGGCAAATAA